A stretch of the Chroogloeocystis siderophila 5.2 s.c.1 genome encodes the following:
- a CDS encoding iron uptake porin, translated as MTNVATICKGSLIAAATFWCLLVETTFLSSSKVWGSPTQAIATKTYQNTTDTTSITEVTNFVTTNNDSMAQVTSVSQLSDVQPTDWAFQALQSLVERYGCIVGYPDSTYRGNRALTRYEFAAGLNACLDRVNELIAAATANQVTREDVEALQRLETEFAAELATLRGRVDTLEAQVAELAANQFSTTTKLTGNVFVNLTGAFADGTILAEGETAFRTQPRTATPLLRQIDEDPHITLSNLVWLNFNTSFTSRDSLVVQLGAGNGNSPANQFVSAGLYNTWGVPFTDQTTAPGGTEGANDVVVRELFYSFPVTDNLQAIVGSRINWYRYFDTNRFTFFLTGAGSFNSSGSTLLNTIDRGSGLALLWQINDQFRLNVAYLGENSEFLPSGVFNSSSNPSQGLFNPTNTITAELTFSPSDRFNLRLLYNRSNTRAIGGQIGGAIGEPIYGFADDGFDGPVDNATADVVSVNFDWLIADGFGIFGRYGYGSTNLFPLTPGLPDGEVNAQSLQLGVAFPDLIKEGALLTLSYLLPFSILDGRNFLASGGGDGGVQYEFEATYFYPLTNNIALVPAFYVIGNPNNFSNNPTVYVGNLRAQFSF; from the coding sequence ATGACGAACGTTGCAACTATCTGTAAAGGTAGTTTAATTGCTGCGGCAACTTTTTGGTGCTTATTAGTTGAGACTACATTTTTATCATCATCAAAAGTCTGGGGATCGCCGACACAAGCGATCGCGACTAAAACTTATCAAAATACAACAGATACAACTTCTATAACCGAAGTCACGAACTTCGTCACGACAAACAACGATTCAATGGCACAAGTAACATCAGTCTCGCAGTTATCCGACGTGCAACCTACTGATTGGGCGTTTCAAGCATTACAATCGCTTGTCGAACGTTATGGTTGTATTGTGGGTTATCCTGATAGCACCTATCGCGGTAACCGCGCTTTAACTCGTTATGAATTTGCTGCGGGTTTGAATGCGTGTTTAGATCGCGTTAATGAACTAATTGCAGCAGCAACCGCGAATCAAGTGACTCGGGAAGATGTCGAAGCGCTACAAAGACTAGAAACAGAATTCGCAGCAGAACTTGCAACTTTACGTGGACGAGTAGATACCTTAGAAGCCCAAGTCGCCGAACTCGCAGCAAATCAATTTTCAACAACAACGAAACTGACAGGGAATGTCTTTGTCAATCTTACTGGGGCATTTGCAGATGGAACGATTCTAGCCGAAGGCGAAACCGCATTTAGAACGCAGCCGAGAACTGCAACACCTTTATTACGCCAAATTGATGAAGATCCCCATATTACTCTCAGTAATTTAGTTTGGTTGAATTTCAATACATCTTTTACAAGTAGAGATTCATTAGTTGTACAGCTAGGAGCAGGTAATGGTAACTCTCCTGCCAATCAATTTGTCTCGGCAGGCTTGTATAATACCTGGGGAGTTCCTTTTACCGACCAAACAACCGCACCAGGGGGAACCGAAGGTGCAAATGATGTAGTGGTGCGTGAACTGTTTTACAGCTTTCCTGTGACAGATAATTTGCAAGCAATCGTAGGTTCGCGGATTAACTGGTATCGCTATTTTGATACAAACCGCTTTACGTTCTTTTTAACAGGTGCAGGTAGTTTTAACTCTAGTGGAAGTACGCTGTTAAATACAATTGACCGCGGTTCGGGTTTAGCGCTTCTGTGGCAAATTAACGATCAATTTAGGCTTAATGTTGCTTATTTGGGTGAAAATTCCGAATTTCTTCCTAGTGGTGTATTTAATTCCTCTAGCAATCCGAGCCAAGGTCTATTTAACCCTACGAATACAATTACCGCTGAGCTAACTTTTTCACCGAGCGATCGCTTTAACTTAAGATTACTCTATAACCGCTCGAATACTAGAGCAATTGGTGGACAAATCGGCGGTGCGATCGGCGAACCGATTTATGGATTTGCCGATGATGGTTTTGATGGTCCTGTTGATAATGCCACAGCGGATGTTGTTAGTGTCAACTTCGACTGGCTCATTGCGGATGGTTTTGGTATCTTTGGACGCTATGGCTACGGTAGTACCAATTTATTTCCTTTAACTCCAGGTTTACCGGATGGAGAAGTCAACGCCCAGTCACTACAACTCGGAGTTGCGTTTCCTGACTTAATTAAAGAAGGCGCGCTGTTAACACTATCTTATCTGCTTCCCTTCTCAATTCTTGACGGACGTAATTTTCTCGCCTCTGGTGGTGGAGATGGTGGAGTACAGTACGAATTTGAAGCAACATATTTCTACCCACTAACAAATAACATTGCGCTTGTTCCCGCATTTTATGTTATAGGCAATCCCAATAATTTCAGCAATAACCCGACAGTCTATGTCGGTAACTTACGCGCCCAGTTTAGCTTTTAG
- a CDS encoding DnaJ C-terminal domain-containing protein — protein MAATDFKDYYSILGVSKTATNDEIKQAFRRLARKYHPDVNPGNKQAEAKFKEVNEAYEVLSDAEKRRKYDSFGQYWKQAGQGWSSGGGGSSVGFEEFDFGKYGSFDEFLNDLLGGFGRTGASRSGTTRSQTYTYRTTPRSSGFSGFDGFGDFSNFDTAAPSSASLDTEASIKLSFAEAFNGVQKRISLGNEAIEVRIPPGAKPGSKIRVRGKGKTSPYNQQRGDLYLKVELLPHSFFQFEGDNLVCEVPITPDEAVLGAVIEVPTPDGSVKMNIPAGIRSGQTLRLRGKGWTLPKGGRSDQLVKIAIAPPKELTPTERECYEKIRDNRTFNPRSHLQQVTL, from the coding sequence ATGGCTGCGACCGACTTCAAAGATTATTACAGTATTTTGGGAGTCAGTAAGACTGCCACAAATGACGAAATTAAACAAGCGTTTCGCCGACTAGCGCGAAAATATCACCCAGACGTTAACCCTGGGAATAAACAAGCTGAGGCAAAATTTAAAGAAGTCAACGAAGCTTACGAAGTTCTCTCAGACGCCGAAAAGCGGAGAAAATACGACTCTTTTGGGCAATACTGGAAACAAGCTGGACAAGGATGGTCTTCAGGGGGTGGCGGTAGTAGTGTCGGATTTGAAGAATTTGACTTTGGTAAATACGGCTCTTTTGATGAGTTTCTCAACGACCTTTTAGGTGGATTTGGTCGGACTGGGGCGAGTCGTAGTGGTACTACTCGTAGCCAAACTTATACTTATCGTACGACTCCGCGCTCAAGTGGTTTTAGTGGCTTTGATGGCTTTGGCGATTTCTCTAATTTTGATACTGCCGCGCCTTCTAGTGCGTCTTTAGACACTGAAGCCTCGATCAAGCTGAGTTTTGCGGAAGCTTTCAATGGCGTGCAAAAGCGAATTAGCTTAGGTAACGAAGCGATCGAAGTCCGGATTCCGCCTGGCGCTAAACCTGGTAGCAAAATTCGCGTACGCGGCAAAGGAAAAACCAGCCCTTACAATCAGCAACGTGGCGATCTTTATCTGAAAGTCGAACTTTTACCGCATTCATTCTTCCAGTTTGAGGGAGATAATTTGGTGTGTGAAGTGCCAATTACTCCTGACGAGGCGGTACTCGGTGCAGTGATTGAAGTTCCAACACCCGATGGAAGCGTCAAAATGAATATACCTGCGGGAATTCGTTCGGGTCAAACCCTACGATTACGCGGTAAAGGTTGGACATTACCAAAAGGCGGGCGCAGCGATCAACTTGTGAAAATTGCGATCGCACCACCTAAAGAACTTACCCCAACTGAACGCGAGTGCTACGAAAAAATCCGCGACAACCGCACTTTCAATCCCCGCAGTCACTTGCAGCAGGTGACACTTTAA
- a CDS encoding peroxiredoxin, which translates to MPLSYAADGCLRVGQTAPDFTATAVYDQEFKTIKLSDYRGKYVILFFYPLDFTFVCPTEITAFSDRFDDFKAINTEILGVSVDSEFSHLAWIQTDRKSGGVGDLNYPLVSDIKKEISAAYNVLDPEAGVALRGLFIIDKDGIIQHSTINNLSFGRNVDETLRTLKAIQYVQDHPDEVCPAGWQPGDKTMTPDPVKSKVYFASV; encoded by the coding sequence ATGCCTCTAAGTTACGCAGCAGATGGATGCCTCAGAGTTGGTCAAACTGCTCCCGATTTTACAGCTACTGCTGTATACGATCAGGAGTTTAAGACAATCAAACTCTCTGACTATCGGGGCAAGTACGTAATCCTATTTTTCTATCCTCTAGACTTTACCTTTGTTTGCCCAACTGAGATTACCGCATTTAGCGATCGCTTTGACGACTTTAAGGCAATCAACACGGAAATTTTAGGCGTTTCTGTTGATAGTGAATTTTCGCACTTAGCCTGGATTCAAACAGATCGTAAATCTGGTGGCGTAGGCGACCTAAATTATCCGCTTGTTTCGGACATCAAGAAAGAAATTAGTGCTGCTTACAACGTTCTCGATCCAGAAGCAGGTGTTGCGCTGCGTGGTCTGTTCATCATCGATAAAGACGGTATTATCCAGCACTCAACCATTAATAACCTGTCCTTTGGTCGCAACGTAGACGAGACGCTACGCACACTCAAAGCAATTCAGTACGTACAAGATCACCCGGATGAGGTATGTCCTGCTGGTTGGCAGCCTGGTGATAAGACAATGACACCCGATCCTGTCAAGTCCAAAGTTTACTTTGCTTCAGTGTAA
- a CDS encoding DUF3303 domain-containing protein, whose protein sequence is MVIEYFNCFQIMRTDDSSLFDIWIQAWSDLGHFEIIPVRTSAAA, encoded by the coding sequence ATGGTGATTGAATACTTCAATTGCTTTCAAATCATGCGTACCGACGATTCCTCGTTGTTTGATATCTGGATTCAAGCTTGGAGCGATCTTGGTCATTTTGAGATTATCCCAGTGCGCACTTCAGCAGCCGCCTAG
- a CDS encoding AAA family ATPase: protein MEHQHSSSVTTCPLILLIGLPGSGKSTLARVLLAEDPRRRLISTDLLRQQLFGSESIQGPWLLIWRQVQLQFQQAVLQISQGIATEAIYDATNAQRRHRREVIALARRTGFNDITGLWVDTPVWLCLARNKRRERIVPEEVVLRMHRQLRDAPPTLGEGLDRLIHYSANLKYV from the coding sequence ATGGAACATCAACATTCTAGCTCGGTTACGACTTGCCCCTTAATTCTCCTTATTGGATTACCAGGTAGTGGTAAATCAACACTCGCGCGAGTGCTGCTGGCGGAAGATCCCCGTCGGCGGCTAATTTCTACCGATCTACTGCGTCAACAGTTGTTTGGTAGTGAAAGTATCCAAGGACCTTGGTTATTAATTTGGCGTCAGGTACAGCTTCAATTTCAGCAAGCTGTCTTACAAATTTCTCAAGGAATTGCAACTGAAGCAATTTACGATGCTACGAATGCCCAACGCCGCCATCGCCGTGAAGTCATTGCCCTCGCTCGTCGTACTGGCTTTAATGACATTACAGGATTATGGGTTGATACTCCCGTTTGGTTGTGCCTAGCACGTAATAAAAGACGAGAGCGCATTGTACCAGAAGAAGTCGTGCTGCGAATGCATCGTCAACTACGCGATGCACCACCAACGCTAGGAGAAGGCTTAGATCGCTTGATTCACTACTCTGCAAATTTAAAGTACGTATGA
- a CDS encoding acetamidase/formamidase family protein: MAHHILKANRDTVHLGGFSHQLKPVLTIHSGDSIDVETYTGFYVYDKAPPAFLTPEFIEICQHLPQERKVNSGPHLLTGPIYITNAQPGDVLEVNLEAISPRLPVGFNAIYPNKGALPKYFSEQKVQFIPLDLKEKIAEFPLGSGIKIPLKPFFGILGVATAENRSSVPPGNYGGNIDNKELQAGSRIFLPIFVPGALFSIGDGHSAQGDGEVDLTAIETSMNGRIKITLRTDLKLTTPIAETPTDIITMGFGQTLDAAFESALQQMIELLKRFVGLSAQEAYVLCSLAVNFHITQVVNLPQKGVHGMLSKAMLPKAITNCKLLSRC, encoded by the coding sequence ATGGCGCATCATATTCTTAAAGCTAATCGTGACACGGTACACTTAGGCGGTTTTTCCCATCAATTGAAACCCGTTTTAACGATTCATTCAGGTGACAGCATTGATGTCGAAACATACACAGGCTTCTATGTTTACGACAAAGCACCACCAGCATTTCTTACTCCTGAATTTATAGAGATTTGTCAACATCTTCCTCAAGAACGTAAAGTTAATTCGGGACCTCACTTGCTCACGGGACCAATTTATATCACAAATGCTCAACCTGGAGATGTTTTAGAAGTTAATTTAGAGGCAATTTCTCCGCGATTACCCGTTGGTTTTAATGCAATTTATCCAAATAAAGGAGCATTACCGAAATATTTCTCAGAACAAAAGGTACAATTTATTCCACTCGATTTAAAAGAAAAAATCGCAGAGTTTCCGTTAGGAAGTGGGATAAAAATTCCACTCAAGCCTTTCTTTGGTATTCTTGGTGTTGCGACCGCAGAAAATCGTTCTTCAGTTCCACCAGGCAATTATGGCGGAAATATTGACAACAAAGAACTGCAAGCAGGATCGCGGATATTTTTACCGATATTTGTTCCTGGTGCGTTGTTTTCCATTGGTGATGGACACTCGGCGCAAGGTGATGGCGAAGTTGATTTAACTGCGATTGAAACATCAATGAATGGCAGAATTAAGATAACACTGCGTACAGATCTCAAATTGACGACTCCTATCGCTGAAACACCTACCGACATTATTACAATGGGTTTTGGGCAAACTTTAGATGCAGCATTTGAATCTGCACTACAGCAGATGATTGAACTACTCAAACGCTTTGTAGGATTAAGTGCTCAAGAAGCTTATGTGTTGTGTAGTTTAGCTGTAAATTTTCACATTACGCAAGTCGTGAATTTGCCCCAAAAAGGCGTTCATGGAATGTTATCTAAGGCAATGTTACCGAAAGCGATCACAAATTGTAAATTACTATCACGTTGCTAA
- a CDS encoding peroxiredoxin family protein — MLTSTNFSGLLNERFFRNLLPIPAEDAISLGKTTPNFGLPDITNGRLVKLSDYQGKQPVLLDFTRIFTEKQYCPFCYPHIIDLNENYDRFTSRGIAVLMITSTDERQSQIVIKDLGLKLPLLSDPSCSTFRNYKVGQALGAPLPAQFVLDTQGKLQYRHLFSFFSHNASIETLLAQFEKQNKKTPGE, encoded by the coding sequence ATGCTAACTTCCACAAATTTTAGTGGTTTATTAAACGAACGCTTTTTTCGGAATTTGTTACCGATTCCCGCTGAAGATGCTATTAGTTTAGGCAAAACCACGCCAAACTTTGGGCTACCCGATATTACTAACGGTCGGCTAGTCAAGTTATCCGATTATCAAGGGAAACAGCCAGTTTTATTAGATTTTACGCGGATTTTTACCGAAAAGCAATATTGTCCTTTCTGCTATCCTCATATCATCGATTTGAACGAGAACTACGATCGCTTTACAAGTCGTGGGATAGCAGTTCTGATGATTACCAGTACTGATGAACGTCAAAGTCAAATCGTTATTAAAGATTTGGGATTAAAACTTCCCTTACTCAGCGATCCTAGTTGTAGTACATTCCGCAACTATAAAGTAGGACAAGCATTAGGCGCACCTTTACCCGCACAGTTTGTCCTAGACACACAAGGTAAACTGCAATACAGACATCTGTTTTCCTTTTTTTCACATAATGCCAGTATCGAAACGTTATTAGCGCAGTTTGAGAAACAGAATAAAAAGACGCCTGGCGAATAA
- a CDS encoding amylo-alpha-1,6-glucosidase, translating to MKNLDDREWLLTNGLGSFASGTVTDARTRTYHGWLVAALDPPSQRTLLLSHIEASLEVAGKVIALGTNYWGNNVIEPKGFELLHRFEIDPVPTWIWQQDNWQLTRQMIMPHVGTVPSDSNTNRVLIQYCYKGEVPGILRLRLMIADRDFHHQQQADPNLQFSQLLEQQQVFLQALRPGWIGTPWRLRWTAGEYQHDPVWYWNYRLPEETNRGLSDHEDLYSPGYLTIHLEPESCLTIEARVGFPSRALPTLQNTDFAEAVQEEQQRLAQTFNFESSTSTQLRQLLRASDQFVVYRASIAGPTVIAGYHWFNDWGRDTLIALPGLALTTQRFDLAKGLLQTFGRYCRHGLIPNTFPNTGAEPSYNSIDAALLWIETLGLYLEATQDWDFLVEEYAVVQQIYKAFMAGTKFNIQVDAADGLVSWDAPGVALTWMDAIVRGQPVTPRRGKPVEINALWYSALCWASSWAQRLSQEDGFEQARLLNQSRRYQQQAAQVKDSMQKFWNPTKGYLYDTIEPDDRLNSQIRPNAVLALSFHHSAFPAHQGRQILEVARAKLLTPYGLRSLAPEDVQYVGKCTGDAEHRDRAYHQGTVWSWLIGSFIRAWQRYNLEEPVPFDWQPLLEHFHAQACIGSISEIFDGDAPHTPRGAIAQAWSVAEVIRHYSRGQG from the coding sequence ATGAAGAATTTAGACGATCGCGAGTGGCTGCTGACAAATGGATTAGGAAGTTTTGCGAGTGGTACAGTAACTGACGCTCGCACGCGGACGTATCATGGTTGGTTAGTTGCAGCATTGGACCCACCGAGTCAGCGCACGTTACTACTGTCGCACATCGAAGCAAGTTTAGAAGTGGCTGGCAAAGTTATTGCCTTAGGCACAAATTATTGGGGTAATAACGTTATCGAGCCAAAAGGCTTTGAGTTGCTGCATCGCTTTGAGATTGACCCTGTTCCTACGTGGATATGGCAACAAGATAATTGGCAGCTAACGAGACAGATGATTATGCCGCATGTAGGTACTGTACCCTCAGATAGCAATACAAATCGCGTTCTAATTCAGTATTGCTACAAAGGAGAAGTTCCAGGGATTTTACGCTTGCGATTGATGATTGCCGATCGCGATTTTCATCATCAGCAGCAAGCCGATCCGAATCTACAATTTTCGCAACTTTTGGAGCAACAACAGGTATTTTTGCAAGCATTACGCCCTGGATGGATAGGAACCCCTTGGCGGCTACGTTGGACAGCCGGTGAATATCAGCACGATCCTGTATGGTACTGGAATTATCGTTTGCCCGAAGAAACAAATCGAGGATTAAGCGATCACGAAGACTTGTATAGTCCTGGTTATCTTACAATTCACCTAGAGCCTGAAAGTTGTCTTACCATAGAAGCACGGGTAGGGTTTCCGAGTCGTGCTTTACCGACATTGCAGAACACAGATTTTGCCGAGGCTGTGCAAGAAGAACAGCAACGACTTGCCCAAACGTTCAATTTTGAGTCTTCAACTTCTACACAACTTCGGCAATTACTCCGTGCGAGTGACCAATTTGTCGTGTACCGCGCTTCGATTGCTGGACCTACAGTCATTGCAGGTTATCACTGGTTTAACGATTGGGGACGCGATACATTAATTGCGTTACCAGGATTAGCGTTGACAACGCAGCGCTTTGATTTAGCAAAAGGACTGTTACAAACTTTTGGTCGTTATTGTCGTCATGGTTTGATTCCGAATACGTTTCCTAATACTGGCGCTGAACCGTCTTACAACAGTATTGATGCGGCTTTACTATGGATTGAAACTTTAGGGTTGTATCTCGAAGCTACGCAAGATTGGGATTTTTTAGTCGAGGAATACGCCGTCGTACAGCAAATTTATAAAGCTTTTATGGCGGGGACAAAGTTTAATATCCAAGTCGATGCTGCGGATGGACTTGTGAGTTGGGATGCACCTGGTGTCGCGCTGACTTGGATGGATGCGATTGTTCGCGGACAACCTGTCACACCGCGTCGCGGTAAGCCTGTCGAAATTAATGCTTTATGGTACTCTGCTTTGTGTTGGGCGAGTAGTTGGGCACAACGTTTAAGTCAAGAGGATGGATTTGAACAAGCCCGTTTATTGAATCAATCACGACGCTATCAACAACAAGCCGCACAAGTCAAAGACTCGATGCAGAAGTTTTGGAATCCGACAAAAGGCTATTTATACGACACGATTGAACCGGACGATCGCCTCAATTCTCAAATTCGTCCGAATGCGGTTTTAGCACTGTCATTTCATCATTCTGCGTTTCCCGCACACCAAGGACGGCAAATTTTAGAAGTTGCTAGGGCAAAACTACTCACGCCTTATGGATTGCGGAGTCTAGCACCAGAAGACGTACAATATGTTGGTAAATGCACCGGAGATGCGGAACACCGCGATCGCGCTTATCATCAAGGTACAGTCTGGAGTTGGCTGATTGGTTCCTTTATCCGTGCTTGGCAACGTTACAACTTGGAAGAACCTGTTCCTTTCGATTGGCAACCTTTACTCGAACACTTTCACGCACAAGCTTGTATTGGTTCAATTTCTGAAATTTTTGACGGTGACGCGCCGCATACTCCCAGAGGTGCGATCGCGCAAGCTTGGTCAGTTGCAGAAGTCATTCGACACTATAGCAGAGGTCAGGGTTAG
- a CDS encoding glucose-1-phosphate adenylyltransferase produces the protein MKRVLAIILGGGAGTRLYPLTKLRAKPAVPLAGKYRLIDIPVSNCINSEIFKIYVLTQFNSASLNRHIARAYSFSGFTEGFVEVLAAQQTPENPNWFQGTADAVRQYIWLLEEWDVDEYLILSGDHLYRMDYRLFVQRHRDTNADITLSVVPMDERRASDFGLMKINDSGRVVDFSEKPKGEALRQMQVDTSILGLTGDQARQKPYIASMGIYVFKKDVLIKLLKESQERTDFGKEIIPASAQDYNVQAYLFDGYWEDIGTIEAFYEANLALTRQPQPAFSFYDENAPIYSRARYLPPSKLLDCQVTESIVGDGCILKNCRIHHSILGVRARIEAGCTIEDSLIMGADYYQPFAERQSDCNDGNIPLGIGANTTIRRAIIDKNARIGCDVHIINKDRIQEAEREEQGFYIRSGITVVLKNALIPDGMVI, from the coding sequence GTGAAAAGAGTACTAGCGATTATTTTGGGGGGCGGTGCAGGTACGCGGCTTTATCCACTGACGAAGCTACGCGCCAAACCAGCAGTACCATTAGCAGGGAAGTATCGCTTAATCGATATTCCTGTAAGTAACTGTATTAATTCAGAAATATTTAAAATTTACGTTCTGACACAATTCAATTCAGCTTCACTCAATCGTCATATCGCCCGCGCGTACAGCTTTTCGGGTTTTACCGAAGGTTTTGTCGAAGTACTAGCAGCCCAACAAACGCCAGAAAACCCCAACTGGTTCCAAGGAACCGCCGACGCGGTTCGCCAATATATTTGGCTATTGGAAGAGTGGGATGTTGATGAATACCTGATTTTATCCGGCGATCATCTTTACCGCATGGATTATCGCTTATTTGTCCAAAGACACCGCGACACTAATGCTGATATTACGCTTTCGGTCGTACCAATGGACGAGCGCCGCGCATCTGATTTTGGGCTGATGAAAATTAATGATTCAGGGCGCGTCGTTGACTTTAGCGAAAAACCAAAAGGTGAAGCGTTGCGTCAGATGCAAGTTGATACCAGTATTTTAGGGTTAACAGGAGATCAAGCGCGACAAAAGCCATATATTGCGTCAATGGGAATTTACGTCTTTAAAAAAGATGTTCTCATCAAGCTATTAAAAGAATCTCAAGAGCGGACAGATTTCGGTAAAGAAATTATTCCAGCTTCTGCACAAGACTACAACGTTCAAGCTTACTTGTTTGACGGTTATTGGGAAGATATCGGAACAATTGAAGCGTTTTATGAAGCTAATTTGGCGTTAACGCGGCAACCACAGCCAGCATTTAGCTTTTATGATGAAAACGCACCAATTTACTCGCGCGCGCGTTACTTGCCTCCTAGCAAGCTGTTAGATTGTCAAGTCACCGAATCAATTGTTGGTGATGGTTGCATTCTCAAAAATTGTCGCATTCACCATTCAATTTTAGGTGTCCGCGCCAGAATTGAAGCCGGTTGCACAATCGAAGACTCGCTGATCATGGGTGCAGACTATTATCAACCGTTTGCCGAAAGACAATCGGACTGTAATGATGGCAATATTCCTTTAGGAATTGGTGCGAATACGACCATCCGACGGGCAATCATCGATAAAAATGCGCGGATTGGCTGTGATGTCCACATTATCAACAAAGATCGCATCCAAGAGGCTGAACGCGAAGAGCAAGGGTTCTATATTCGCAGTGGTATTACTGTTGTTCTCAAAAACGCACTCATTCCTGATGGTATGGTGATTTAA
- a CDS encoding glycoside hydrolase family 13 protein, with amino-acid sequence MLIQTPDWVKHAVFYQIFPDRFAQSQLPRKRLLKNAAWQDWHEMPTLQGYKGGDLWGVTEQLDYLQNLGITAIYFTPIFQSASNHRYHTHDYYQVDPLLGGNSAFKELLDACHDRNIKVVLDGVFNHSSRGFFFFHDVLENGQHSPWVDWFKIYDWPLYPYDDNFPANYGCWAGIRALPEFNHDNPEVREYIMEIAEYWIKFGIDGWRLDVPFEVKTPGFWQEFRDRVKAINPEAYIVGEVWGDSRQWLDGTQFDGVMNYLFAGPTIAFAAGDRVVPKQVQGPSYEAYPPLSAPEYARKMQELLQLYPWEIQLTQLNLLASHDTARLMSIADGDRQSVELATLLLLTFPGAPSIYYGDEVGLAGGLDPDSRRGFPLEAHWERDILECHRQLIALRHRYPALRTGTYRVLYADADIYVFARILDKEEIIVAVNRGTTSVDVTVFTDDLKSQPSKVLYGDGVAQWHNAGESIRIELSLAARSGCVVGVG; translated from the coding sequence ATGCTGATTCAAACCCCAGATTGGGTCAAGCACGCTGTTTTTTATCAAATTTTTCCTGACCGTTTTGCTCAAAGTCAGCTACCGCGCAAGCGATTATTAAAAAATGCCGCGTGGCAAGATTGGCATGAAATGCCGACACTCCAAGGCTACAAGGGCGGCGATTTATGGGGTGTCACCGAACAGCTAGACTACTTGCAGAATTTGGGTATTACCGCCATTTACTTCACCCCCATCTTTCAATCGGCAAGCAATCACCGCTATCACACGCACGATTATTATCAGGTCGATCCGTTGTTGGGAGGAAACAGTGCGTTTAAAGAATTACTAGATGCTTGTCACGATCGCAATATAAAAGTCGTGTTAGATGGCGTGTTTAACCATTCGAGTCGCGGCTTTTTCTTTTTTCACGATGTCCTAGAAAATGGTCAACATTCGCCTTGGGTCGATTGGTTTAAAATCTACGATTGGCCTTTGTATCCTTACGATGACAATTTTCCGGCTAATTATGGTTGTTGGGCTGGGATTCGGGCGCTACCAGAATTTAATCATGATAACCCAGAAGTGCGCGAATATATCATGGAAATTGCGGAATATTGGATTAAGTTTGGTATCGACGGTTGGCGATTGGATGTACCATTTGAAGTGAAAACGCCTGGTTTTTGGCAAGAGTTTCGCGATCGCGTCAAAGCAATTAACCCCGAAGCTTACATTGTCGGTGAAGTTTGGGGCGATTCGCGGCAGTGGCTTGATGGCACCCAGTTTGACGGCGTGATGAATTACTTGTTTGCAGGTCCTACGATTGCTTTTGCCGCAGGCGATCGCGTAGTTCCTAAACAAGTCCAGGGTCCTTCTTATGAGGCGTATCCGCCACTATCTGCACCTGAATATGCCAGGAAAATGCAGGAACTTCTGCAACTTTACCCTTGGGAAATTCAACTGACGCAGTTAAACTTACTGGCAAGTCACGACACGGCGCGGCTGATGTCTATTGCTGATGGTGATCGTCAAAGTGTCGAATTAGCAACGCTACTGCTTTTAACGTTTCCTGGTGCGCCTAGTATTTATTATGGTGATGAAGTTGGCTTAGCTGGTGGGTTAGACCCTGATTCGCGTCGTGGTTTTCCGCTAGAGGCGCACTGGGAACGCGATATTTTAGAATGCCATCGTCAACTGATTGCGTTGCGACATCGTTATCCTGCATTACGCACTGGGACGTATCGAGTTCTCTATGCTGATGCTGATATTTATGTTTTTGCGCGAATCTTAGACAAGGAAGAAATTATTGTTGCTGTTAATAGGGGTACAACATCGGTAGATGTGACTGTCTTTACAGATGATTTAAAGTCGCAACCGAGTAAGGTTTTGTATGGAGATGGTGTCGCGCAATGGCACAACGCAGGTGAGTCGATTCGGATCGAGTTGAGTTTAGCTGCGCGTTCTGGGTGTGTTGTTGGTGTAGGGTAG